The window GTTGCCTGTAAGTCCAAAATATCTTTTGCATTTTGAATCATTGAATACAAATTCAAAGTCTCCAAATTTGTTGGATTTTTTTTTGATTCATTTCTCACCCAATCAAGTAAATTTTCCAAAACTAAATAAGATTGGTTTGTACTTTTTTTTAATTCTTTTAGTGCGATGATAAGCTCATCTCTTTCTGGTAAAGTTTCTGTCAAAAATCCTAAAAAAGAATTCATCGTTCCAATTGGTCCTTTTAAATCATGTGCTAAAATGGAAAAGATACGATCTTTATGGGCATTTGTCCGAAGCATTTCTTTTTGGATTCGATTCGTATTTCTTAAAAAATAAAACATGATCAGAGCAACAAAAAACAAACATGACATTACCGAGTTGATTCTAAATAACTCTTGGATGTAAGGTTCATACAATAAAGTACCAAGAGAGAACTGGCCGGGTTTACCAAAAAATTCAAACCAAATATAAAAAAGATTATTGGTGAAAAATACAAACAAAATCCAAAATTTTTCTTCGTATGAAAACAAAACAAAAGGAGCCAATGCAAACACTAAAAAATAATAATAAAATCCTCCCGTATTTCCAAAACTTACAAACGAAACAAATAACAAAGGAACCGATATTGTAAAAACTAATAGGATCCGCGCAGTAACATATTTCTCTTTTTTGTTCAAATACAATATATAGGATAACGTACATACTACGGTGAAATGGATTAGATTCATAATCCAAACATATGGTGCACCTGCGATGGTAAAAAGAATTGAATATTGTATATTTGATAAAATACCGAGAATGGCGATTAAGTTTGCTAATTGGACTCTAACGGAAGTTTGTAAATCTAATTGATTGTTAACTCCTAAGTTTAAGAGAAAACGTATTCCAATAGAATTGAATACAAATTTCATAAGAAATCGATCGTAAAGTATGTTACATCATCTGACAATCGAAAAGTAAATTTTTTGATCTCCTTTTTGATTTTTTCATTTAATTCTTTAGGAGATAACGCATTTCCTTCTAAAAGTTGATTACGTAATCGGGTTTCTCCGAACATTTCCTTTTCCCGACTATGACTTTCGGTAATTCCATCCGTATAAAAAAAGAACCGATCACCAGTGCGCAGGGGTATCTTATAGGTATCCAATTGAACTTCTTTTTTCCAGCCCATGATGGGACCCCTACCACCTAAGGTCTCTAAACTGTTATCTTTCAAATTGAGATGGAATGGACTCGGATGCCCCATTACCGAATATCGTAAAATTTGATTTTTAAGATCAAAATGACTAGCGACTGCTGTAATATAATTTTTTTCAATCACAGGTAAAATTTTTAAATTAATTTCTTTTAGAAACAAAGATGGATCTTTGATTTTCGGTGCAATTTCTAAAAAATTTACTTTTAACATGCTTGCGATAAGTGCTGCAGCAATTCCATGTCCCAAAACATCACATAACAAAAATGTTAATGATCCATCTTCATGTATGTAATAATCAAAGTAATCTCCACCAATTTTTTCCATCGGCATAAACATAGATGCTACGTTTAATCTTGCATATTGAAATTCCATCGGTGGAATTAACTTGGATTGTAAACTAGCAGCCATTACCAAATCATCATGTAACAGTTTGTATTGTTTTTGAAGTTCTTGTGTTCTAAGTGTTAC of the Leptospira biflexa serovar Patoc strain 'Patoc 1 (Paris)' genome contains:
- a CDS encoding sensor histidine kinase → MKFVFNSIGIRFLLNLGVNNQLDLQTSVRVQLANLIAILGILSNIQYSILFTIAGAPYVWIMNLIHFTVVCTLSYILYLNKKEKYVTARILLVFTISVPLLFVSFVSFGNTGGFYYYFLVFALAPFVLFSYEEKFWILFVFFTNNLFYIWFEFFGKPGQFSLGTLLYEPYIQELFRINSVMSCLFFVALIMFYFLRNTNRIQKEMLRTNAHKDRIFSILAHDLKGPIGTMNSFLGFLTETLPERDELIIALKELKKSTNQSYLVLENLLDWVRNESKKNPTNLETLNLYSMIQNAKDILDLQATDKGIEWNVSVPSHLTVFCDERMISTVIRNLFSNAIKFSHPHGIVSIHAHQSGNYVELVISDLGIGMSKEQIKQMEEGKPFPTTFGTQGEKGTGLGLLVCTEMLKNQGCRMDVTSSPNQGTKITIQIPNSL